From a region of the Candidatus Rhabdochlamydia porcellionis genome:
- a CDS encoding pyruvate dehydrogenase complex dihydrolipoamide acetyltransferase has product MPFTVTMPKLSPTMEEGNIVKWLKKEGSYVKEGDAFIEIATDKSTVEHAALDEGWLRKILIQEGHTAQVNQAIAIFTEQENESIEGYQLEGISLTQEAPLQEPQKQPTSYTEEPLEATTRIKASPLARKVAKKQGLNLNLVKGSGPKGRIMSRDLVFTSSSVNMKQQELPKRAAGEFEEESLSPMRKVIAQRLQDAKRFIPHFYCAQEVQMDKVVSLREELISLGIKLSFNDFILRATALALREHPQVNSGFNPESRTIMRFKTIDIAIAVSIPDGLITPIVRSADDKNLQELSKEVKSLAVKAQANKLKQEEYEGGSFTISNLGMYGISEFVAIINPPQAAILAVGAIEEKPIVVDKKMIIGKTLKLQLSADHRVLDGVDAAKFLKTLQKYLEAPSMLLL; this is encoded by the coding sequence ATGCCATTTACTGTAACTATGCCAAAACTATCTCCTACAATGGAAGAAGGAAATATTGTAAAGTGGCTTAAGAAAGAAGGCTCATATGTCAAAGAAGGCGATGCTTTTATCGAAATTGCAACAGATAAATCTACAGTAGAGCATGCTGCTTTAGATGAAGGATGGTTGCGTAAGATCTTGATTCAAGAAGGTCACACAGCACAAGTAAATCAAGCAATTGCCATTTTTACTGAACAGGAAAACGAAAGCATAGAAGGATATCAACTAGAAGGGATTTCTCTTACTCAAGAAGCACCTCTTCAAGAACCTCAAAAACAACCAACTTCATATACAGAAGAGCCTTTAGAGGCTACAACTAGAATAAAAGCATCACCTTTAGCTCGCAAAGTTGCAAAAAAACAAGGATTGAATTTAAATCTTGTTAAAGGGTCAGGTCCAAAAGGTAGAATTATGAGTCGAGATCTTGTTTTTACATCATCAAGTGTTAATATGAAGCAACAAGAGCTTCCTAAAAGAGCTGCTGGAGAATTTGAAGAAGAGTCTTTATCTCCTATGCGTAAAGTGATTGCTCAACGTCTGCAAGATGCAAAAAGATTTATTCCTCATTTTTATTGCGCACAAGAAGTACAAATGGATAAAGTGGTCTCTCTAAGAGAAGAGTTAATTTCTTTAGGTATTAAACTCTCTTTTAATGATTTTATCCTGCGTGCTACTGCTTTGGCCTTAAGAGAACATCCTCAGGTAAATTCTGGATTTAATCCTGAATCTCGTACAATTATGCGTTTTAAAACCATTGATATAGCAATAGCTGTCAGTATACCCGATGGGTTAATTACGCCAATTGTTCGTTCAGCTGATGATAAAAATCTACAAGAGCTTTCTAAAGAGGTAAAATCACTAGCTGTAAAAGCGCAGGCAAATAAGCTAAAGCAAGAAGAATATGAAGGTGGCTCTTTTACCATTTCTAATTTAGGGATGTACGGTATTTCAGAATTTGTAGCGATCATTAATCCACCTCAAGCAGCTATTTTAGCTGTAGGAGCGATTGAGGAAAAGCCTATTGTAGTAGATAAAAAAATGATCATAGGCAAAACATTAAAGCTTCAATTATCGGCCGATCATCGGGTATTAGATGGAGTGGATGCGGCTAAGTTTTTGAAAACCCTACAAAAATATTTAGAAGCGCCGTCTATGCTTCTCTTATAA